In a genomic window of Leisingera caerulea DSM 24564:
- a CDS encoding aminotransferase yields MPLPRTQATFVSPIVESRRWVAGAAFPPDRPLLNVSQAAPAEAPPEGLRQALADAALNDVSAHLYGPVLGNEPLRRALARQISGHYQADVRPEQVAITSGCNQAFAAAIAALCGEGDEVILPVPWYFNHKMWLDMAGVTAVPLHVGEGMLPDLAAAEALITDRTRAIVLVTPNNPCGVEYPDGLVQAFFRLARDRGLALIVDETYRDFDSREGAPHGLFQVPDWDRTLIHLYSFSKAYRLTGHRVGAIAASEDRMFEMEKFLDTVTICPSQLGQAGALWGIEHLQDWLAGEREEILSRRAAIEDGFPVLADKGWKLLGCGAYFAYAEHPFDAPSEEIAKRLVAEASILMLPGSMFMPAGDPDGARQFRIAFANADRAGIRTLFDRLARFEP; encoded by the coding sequence ATGCCCCTGCCCCGTACCCAAGCCACCTTTGTCTCGCCCATCGTCGAATCGCGCCGCTGGGTGGCGGGGGCCGCGTTTCCGCCGGACCGCCCGCTCTTGAACGTGAGCCAGGCCGCCCCGGCCGAGGCCCCGCCCGAGGGGCTGCGCCAGGCGCTGGCCGATGCCGCGCTGAACGACGTTTCTGCCCATCTTTACGGCCCGGTGCTGGGCAATGAGCCGCTGCGCCGGGCGCTGGCGCGGCAGATCTCAGGCCACTACCAGGCGGATGTGCGCCCGGAGCAGGTCGCCATCACCTCCGGCTGCAACCAGGCTTTTGCCGCCGCCATCGCCGCGCTTTGCGGTGAAGGGGATGAGGTGATCCTTCCGGTCCCTTGGTACTTCAACCATAAAATGTGGCTGGACATGGCGGGCGTCACCGCGGTGCCGCTGCATGTTGGCGAAGGCATGCTGCCGGACCTCGCGGCGGCCGAAGCGCTGATCACGGACCGCACCCGCGCTATCGTGCTGGTGACCCCCAACAACCCCTGCGGCGTCGAATACCCCGATGGCCTGGTGCAGGCCTTCTTCCGCCTGGCCCGCGACCGCGGCCTGGCGCTGATCGTGGATGAAACCTACCGCGATTTCGACAGCCGCGAGGGCGCGCCGCACGGGCTGTTCCAGGTGCCGGACTGGGACCGCACGCTGATCCATCTTTACTCCTTCTCCAAGGCCTACCGGCTGACCGGCCACCGGGTCGGCGCCATCGCGGCGTCTGAGGACCGGATGTTCGAAATGGAGAAGTTTCTCGACACCGTCACAATCTGCCCCTCGCAGCTGGGCCAGGCCGGCGCGCTTTGGGGGATCGAACACCTGCAGGACTGGCTCGCGGGTGAACGCGAGGAGATCCTGAGCCGCCGCGCCGCGATCGAAGACGGCTTCCCGGTGCTGGCAGACAAGGGCTGGAAACTGCTCGGATGCGGCGCCTATTTCGCCTATGCCGAGCACCCCTTCGACGCCCCGTCAGAGGAGATCGCTAAACGGCTGGTGGCCGAAGCTTCAATCCTGATGCTGCCGGGGTCCATGTTCATGCCCGCAGGCGACCCGGACGGCGCCCGCCAGTTCCGCATCGCCTTTGCCAATGCCGACCGGGCGGGCATCCGAACGCTGTTTGACCGCCTTGCGCGTTTTGAACCCTGA
- the pdxH gene encoding pyridoxamine 5'-phosphate oxidase has protein sequence MSDRSGIFAGEDPFAIARAWLAEAEQAEPNDPNAIALATVDETGLPNSRMVLLKEIEDSAFVFYTNYESAKAQELDQAGKAAFVMHWKSLRRQIRVRGSITREDGPQADEYYRSRSLKSRLGAWASKQSQPLESRGALMAEVAKVTAAKGPNPPRPPFWGGYRLTPVEIEFWADGAFRLHDRFRWRRKEGTAEWEILRLNP, from the coding sequence ATGTCCGACCGTTCCGGTATTTTCGCGGGCGAGGATCCGTTTGCCATTGCCCGCGCCTGGCTGGCTGAGGCGGAGCAAGCCGAACCGAATGATCCCAATGCCATCGCGCTGGCAACTGTGGATGAAACGGGGCTGCCGAACAGCCGGATGGTGCTGCTGAAGGAAATTGAGGACAGCGCGTTTGTGTTCTATACCAATTACGAAAGCGCAAAGGCGCAAGAACTGGATCAGGCCGGCAAGGCTGCATTTGTGATGCACTGGAAATCCTTGCGCCGCCAGATCCGCGTGCGCGGCAGCATCACCCGCGAAGACGGGCCGCAGGCCGACGAATATTACAGGTCCCGCTCGCTCAAAAGCCGGCTGGGTGCCTGGGCCTCGAAGCAGTCGCAGCCGCTGGAAAGCCGCGGCGCGCTGATGGCGGAGGTGGCGAAAGTGACGGCCGCAAAAGGCCCGAACCCGCCGCGGCCGCCGTTTTGGGGCGGTTACCGGCTGACGCCGGTGGAGATCGAATTCTGGGCTGACGGCGCATTCCGGCTGCATGACCGGTTCCGCTGGCGCCGCAAAGAGGGCACCGCAGAATGGGAAATTCTGCGGCTGAACCCGTGA
- a CDS encoding vitamin B12-dependent ribonucleotide reductase, producing MKIERKFTKPGQDAYADLAFVSATSEIRNPDGTIVFRLDNIEIPASWSQVASDVIAQKYFRKAGVPSRLKKVREKGVPEFLWRSVPEKGAELGGESSSKQVFDRLAGAWAYWGWKGGYFSSEEDARAYYDEMRYMLATQRSAPNSPQWFNTGLHWAYGIDGPAQGHHYVDYKTGKLTKSDSAYEHPQPHACFIQSVSDDLVKDGGIMDLWVREARLFKYGSGTGTNFSHLRAEGEPLSGGGKSSGLMGFLKIGDRAAGAIKSGGTTRRAAKMVIVDADHPDIEDFIQWKVIEEQKVASIVAGSKMHEKMLNGLFEAIRSWDGAEADAYDPAVNGGLKSAIRQAKKVAIPETYIKRVLDYAKQGHTSIEFPTYDTDWDSEAYSSVSGQNSNNSIRVTNAFLHAVEKDADWQLINRTDGKVAKTVKARDLWEKVGHAAWACADPGIQFHDTVNEWHTCPEDGEIRGSNPCSEYMFLDDTACNLASLNLLSFLKDGLFQADDFMHSCRLWTLTLEISVMMAQFPSKEIAQRSYDFRTLGLGYANIGGLLMNMGYGYDSDEGRALCGALTALMTGVAYATSAEIASELGAFPGYAKNADHMLRVIRNHRNAAKGNTEGYEALSVTPVPLDIANCPDALLTDLAASAWDEALELGQKHGYRNAQTTVIAPTGTIGLVMDCDTTGIEPDFALVKFKKLAGGGYFKIINRSVPSALEGLGYSSAQIEEIVSYAVGHGSIGNAPGINHTSLAGHGFGPNELAKVDAALESAFDIRFVFNQWTLGEDFCTGVLGIPAPKLNDPTFDLLRHLGFTKADIDAANDHVCGTMTLEGAPHLKEEHYAIFDCANPCGKKGKRFLSVDSHIYMMAAAQSFISGAISKTINMPNSATIEDCQKAYELSWSLGVKANALYRDGSKLSQPLAAALVEDDDDAAEILESGSTQEKAAVLAEKIVEKVVVKELVRSHREKMPQRRKGYTQKAVVGGHKVYLRTGEYSDGTLGEIFIDMHKEGAGFRAMMNNFAIAVSVGLQYGVPLEEFVDAFTFTKFEPAGMVQGNDSIKNATSILDYVFRELAVSYLDRTDLAHVKPEGATFDDLGRGEEEGVSNVTELSESAASRSLEVLKQISSTGYLRKRLPQELVVLQGGQTETGTVGTGADPVAALQSLVPETTDAPAQTTGGMDARTKAKMQGYEGEACGECGNYTLVRNGTCMKCNTCGGTSGCS from the coding sequence ATGAAGATCGAACGGAAATTCACCAAACCCGGACAGGATGCCTATGCCGATCTGGCCTTTGTCTCGGCCACGTCGGAAATCCGCAACCCGGACGGGACCATCGTTTTCCGTCTCGACAACATCGAAATCCCCGCGTCCTGGAGCCAGGTGGCCAGCGACGTCATCGCGCAAAAGTACTTCCGCAAGGCCGGCGTGCCGTCCCGCCTGAAGAAGGTCCGCGAAAAGGGCGTGCCGGAATTCCTGTGGCGTTCGGTCCCGGAAAAGGGCGCGGAGCTGGGCGGTGAATCCTCCTCCAAGCAGGTGTTCGACCGTTTGGCGGGCGCCTGGGCCTATTGGGGCTGGAAGGGCGGCTATTTCTCCTCCGAGGAGGACGCGCGCGCCTATTACGACGAGATGCGCTATATGCTGGCGACCCAGCGCTCGGCGCCGAACTCGCCCCAGTGGTTCAACACCGGCCTGCACTGGGCCTATGGCATCGACGGCCCGGCGCAGGGCCATCACTATGTCGATTACAAGACCGGCAAGCTGACCAAATCGGACAGCGCTTATGAGCACCCGCAGCCGCATGCCTGCTTCATCCAGTCTGTCTCGGACGATCTGGTCAAGGACGGCGGCATCATGGATCTGTGGGTGCGCGAGGCGCGGCTGTTCAAATACGGCTCCGGCACCGGCACCAATTTCTCCCATCTGCGCGCCGAAGGCGAGCCGCTGTCGGGCGGCGGCAAATCCTCGGGCCTGATGGGTTTCCTCAAAATCGGCGACCGCGCGGCGGGCGCCATCAAATCAGGCGGCACAACCCGTCGGGCAGCAAAAATGGTGATCGTCGACGCCGATCACCCGGATATCGAAGACTTCATCCAGTGGAAGGTGATCGAAGAGCAGAAGGTTGCCTCGATCGTGGCCGGCTCCAAGATGCACGAAAAGATGCTGAACGGTCTTTTTGAGGCAATCCGCAGCTGGGACGGGGCAGAGGCTGACGCCTATGACCCGGCGGTCAACGGCGGGCTGAAATCGGCCATCCGCCAAGCCAAGAAGGTGGCGATCCCGGAAACCTACATCAAGCGGGTGCTGGATTACGCCAAGCAGGGCCACACCTCGATCGAGTTCCCGACCTATGACACCGACTGGGACTCTGAGGCCTACAGCTCTGTCTCCGGGCAGAACTCCAACAACTCGATCCGGGTGACCAACGCCTTCCTGCACGCGGTGGAAAAGGACGCCGACTGGCAGCTGATCAACCGCACCGACGGCAAGGTCGCCAAAACCGTCAAGGCCCGCGACCTGTGGGAGAAGGTCGGCCATGCGGCTTGGGCCTGCGCCGATCCGGGCATCCAGTTCCACGACACCGTCAACGAATGGCATACCTGCCCGGAAGACGGTGAGATTCGCGGTTCAAACCCTTGTTCGGAATACATGTTCCTGGACGACACCGCCTGCAACCTGGCGTCGCTGAACCTGTTGAGCTTCCTGAAAGACGGGCTGTTCCAGGCGGATGATTTCATGCATTCCTGCCGCCTGTGGACGCTGACGCTGGAAATCTCGGTGATGATGGCGCAGTTCCCGTCCAAGGAAATCGCGCAGCGCTCCTATGACTTCCGCACCTTGGGCCTGGGTTATGCCAACATCGGCGGGCTGCTGATGAACATGGGCTACGGTTACGACTCGGATGAGGGCAGGGCGCTTTGCGGTGCGCTGACCGCGCTGATGACCGGTGTTGCCTATGCCACCTCGGCCGAGATTGCCTCGGAACTGGGTGCCTTCCCGGGCTATGCGAAAAACGCAGACCATATGCTGCGGGTGATCCGCAACCATCGCAACGCTGCAAAGGGCAACACCGAGGGTTATGAAGCACTGTCGGTCACACCGGTGCCGCTGGACATCGCAAACTGCCCGGATGCGCTGCTGACCGATCTGGCCGCAAGCGCCTGGGACGAGGCGCTGGAGCTGGGTCAGAAGCACGGCTACCGCAACGCGCAGACCACGGTGATTGCACCGACCGGCACCATCGGCCTGGTGATGGACTGCGACACCACCGGGATCGAGCCGGACTTTGCCCTGGTGAAGTTCAAGAAGCTGGCGGGCGGCGGTTATTTCAAGATCATCAACCGCTCGGTGCCGTCGGCGCTGGAGGGGCTTGGCTACAGCTCTGCCCAGATTGAGGAGATTGTCTCCTATGCGGTGGGCCACGGCTCCATCGGCAATGCCCCGGGCATTAACCACACGTCGCTGGCCGGTCACGGCTTTGGCCCCAATGAGCTCGCCAAGGTGGACGCGGCGCTGGAATCGGCCTTTGACATCCGCTTTGTCTTCAACCAGTGGACCCTGGGCGAAGATTTCTGCACCGGCGTGCTGGGCATCCCGGCGCCCAAGCTGAACGATCCGACCTTCGACCTGCTGCGCCATCTGGGATTCACCAAGGCGGACATCGACGCGGCCAATGACCATGTCTGCGGCACCATGACCCTGGAAGGCGCGCCGCATCTGAAGGAAGAGCATTACGCCATCTTTGACTGCGCGAACCCGTGCGGCAAAAAAGGTAAGCGTTTCCTGAGTGTTGATAGCCACATTTACATGATGGCGGCAGCCCAGAGCTTTATCTCCGGTGCGATTTCCAAGACCATCAATATGCCGAATTCGGCCACCATCGAGGACTGCCAGAAGGCTTATGAGCTGAGCTGGAGCCTGGGGGTGAAGGCCAACGCACTGTACCGCGACGGCTCCAAGCTGAGCCAGCCGCTGGCGGCGGCACTAGTCGAGGATGACGACGACGCGGCGGAGATTCTGGAAAGCGGTTCGACCCAGGAAAAGGCCGCGGTTCTGGCGGAGAAGATCGTCGAGAAAGTTGTGGTCAAGGAACTGGTCCGCAGCCACCGCGAGAAGATGCCGCAGCGCCGCAAGGGCTATACCCAGAAGGCGGTTGTCGGCGGCCACAAGGTGTACCTGCGCACCGGCGAGTATTCCGACGGCACCCTGGGCGAAATCTTCATCGACATGCACAAGGAAGGCGCGGGCTTCCGGGCAATGATGAACAACTTTGCCATCGCGGTGTCGGTCGGCCTGCAGTACGGCGTGCCGCTGGAGGAATTTGTCGACGCCTTCACCTTCACCAAGTTCGAACCCGCTGGCATGGTCCAGGGCAACGACTCGATCAAGAACGCAACCTCGATCCTCGACTACGTGTTCCGCGAGCTGGCGGTCAGCTATCTGGACCGCACCGATCTGGCGCATGTTAAGCCCGAGGGCGCGACCTTTGACGATCTGGGCCGCGGTGAGGAAGAAGGCGTCTCCAACGTTACGGAGCTGAGCGAAAGCGCCGCATCGCGGTCGCTGGAGGTGCTGAAGCAGATTTCCTCGACCGGCTATCTGCGCAAGCGGTTGCCGCAGGAACTGGTGGTGCTGCAGGGCGGCCAGACCGAAACCGGCACCGTGGGCACCGGAGCTGATCCGGTTGCCGCGCTGCAGTCACTGGTACCGGAGACCACGGACGCACCGGCGCAAACCACTGGCGGCATGGACGCACGCACCAAGGCAAAAATGCAAGGCTACGAGGGCGAAGCCTGCGGCGAATGCGGCAACTACACGCTGGTGCGCAACGGCACCTGCATGAAATGCAACACCTGCGGGGGCACCTCCGGCTGCAGCTGA
- the fabI gene encoding enoyl-ACP reductase FabI has translation MSSQLMAGKRGLIMGLANDKSIAWGIAKACADAGAELAFSYQGEALKKRVGPLAEQLGSDIVLPCDVSDEASIDGLFAELEAKWGKLDFVVHAIGFSDKNELRGRYVDTSRSNFQMTMDISVFSFTAVAKRAEKLMGEGGSLLTLTYYGAEQVMPHYNVMGVAKAALEASVKYLAEDLGKDGIRVNAISAGPIKTLAASGIGDFRYIMKWNEYNSPLRRNVTIGDVGNSALYLLSDLSSGVTGENLHVDAGYHVVGMKAVDAPDISK, from the coding sequence ATGTCTAGTCAACTGATGGCCGGTAAGCGCGGCCTCATCATGGGCCTGGCCAACGACAAATCCATTGCTTGGGGGATTGCCAAGGCCTGCGCCGATGCCGGCGCCGAGCTTGCCTTTTCCTATCAGGGCGAGGCGCTGAAAAAGCGGGTCGGCCCGCTGGCCGAACAGCTGGGCAGCGATATCGTCCTGCCGTGCGACGTCTCGGACGAGGCCTCGATCGACGGTTTGTTCGCCGAGCTGGAGGCCAAATGGGGCAAGCTGGACTTTGTTGTTCACGCCATCGGCTTTTCCGACAAGAACGAACTGCGCGGCCGCTATGTCGATACCAGCCGCAGCAATTTCCAGATGACCATGGACATCTCGGTCTTTTCCTTCACGGCGGTTGCAAAACGCGCCGAAAAACTGATGGGCGAAGGCGGCTCGCTGCTGACCCTCACCTATTACGGCGCTGAGCAGGTGATGCCCCATTATAACGTGATGGGTGTCGCCAAGGCCGCGCTGGAGGCCTCCGTCAAATACCTGGCCGAGGATCTGGGCAAGGACGGCATCCGCGTCAACGCGATCTCCGCCGGGCCGATCAAGACGCTGGCCGCTTCCGGCATCGGCGATTTCCGCTACATCATGAAGTGGAACGAATACAACTCGCCGCTGCGCCGCAATGTGACCATCGGCGATGTCGGCAACTCGGCGCTTTACCTGCTCTCCGACCTCAGCTCCGGCGTGACCGGCGAGAACCTGCATGTCGATGCCGGCTACCACGTGGTGGGCATGAAGGCGGTGGATGCACCGGACATTTCGAAGTAA
- a CDS encoding cold-shock protein: MAEDLSSLQQVQGLVKWFDPAKGYGFVVSDEGGPDILLHVNVLRNFGQSSVADGARIEIVTHQTDRGVQAVEVLSIMPPERDDTPVLSDFAELDMDSLQSEPLEPARVKWFDKGKGFGFANVFGRGEDVFLHVEVLRQSGLADLQPGEALAMRVIDGKRGRMAVEVLAWEAALMSGGTD, encoded by the coding sequence GTGGCAGAAGATCTCAGCAGCTTGCAGCAGGTCCAGGGGCTGGTGAAGTGGTTCGACCCGGCCAAAGGGTACGGCTTTGTCGTATCTGACGAGGGCGGCCCGGACATTCTTCTCCACGTTAATGTGCTGCGTAATTTCGGCCAAAGCTCTGTTGCGGACGGGGCCCGGATCGAGATTGTGACGCATCAGACCGACCGCGGTGTGCAGGCGGTGGAAGTGCTGTCGATCATGCCGCCGGAACGCGACGACACCCCGGTGCTGAGCGATTTTGCCGAGCTGGACATGGACAGCCTGCAGAGCGAGCCGCTGGAGCCGGCGCGGGTCAAATGGTTCGACAAGGGCAAGGGGTTCGGCTTTGCCAATGTCTTTGGCCGCGGCGAGGATGTTTTCCTGCACGTAGAGGTTCTGCGCCAGTCCGGGCTTGCCGACCTGCAGCCCGGCGAAGCGCTGGCGATGCGGGTGATCGACGGCAAACGCGGCCGCATGGCGGTGGAAGTGCTGGCCTGGGAAGCCGCGCTGATGTCCGGCGGCACGGACTGA
- the gpt gene encoding xanthine phosphoribosyltransferase: protein MTDRLPHEKGFHISWDQIHRDSRALAWRLDGQGPGNGTWRAVVAITRGGMAPAMIVSRELDIRTVDTISVRSYHHQAQGEAEVLKAPDADLMGDGEGVLIIDDLVDSGKTLELVREMYPKAHFATVYAKPKGRPMVDTFITEVSQDTWIFFPWDMALQYVEPYRGKD, encoded by the coding sequence ATGACTGACCGTTTGCCGCACGAAAAAGGCTTTCACATCAGCTGGGACCAGATCCACCGCGACAGCCGCGCGCTGGCCTGGCGCCTGGACGGGCAAGGCCCCGGCAACGGCACCTGGCGTGCTGTGGTGGCGATCACCCGCGGCGGCATGGCGCCGGCCATGATCGTCAGCCGCGAGCTGGATATCCGCACCGTCGACACCATCTCCGTCCGGTCCTACCACCACCAGGCCCAGGGCGAGGCCGAGGTGCTGAAAGCGCCCGATGCCGATCTGATGGGCGACGGCGAGGGCGTGCTGATCATTGACGACCTGGTCGACAGCGGTAAAACCCTGGAACTAGTGCGCGAAATGTATCCCAAGGCGCATTTCGCCACCGTCTATGCCAAGCCCAAAGGCCGGCCGATGGTGGACACCTTCATCACCGAGGTGAGCCAGGACACCTGGATTTTCTTCCCCTGGGACATGGCCCTGCAATATGTGGAGCCCTACCGCGGCAAGGACTGA
- a CDS encoding DUF192 domain-containing protein, with protein sequence MERRLVPLSWCAALTFWAAPALAADCAPDRVDLRGAWGQAAFEVEIADSEAERAQGLMFREELPRGAGMLFVYDQPQPAAFWMKNTLIPLDIIFLDELGRVTSVHENAVPGDLTPIPGGNRVFAVLEINGGLARRYGISAGTQMRHQIFSRSGAVWPC encoded by the coding sequence ATGGAACGGCGCCTGGTTCCGCTGAGCTGGTGCGCCGCCTTGACCTTTTGGGCCGCCCCGGCCCTGGCAGCGGACTGCGCGCCGGACCGGGTCGACCTGCGCGGTGCCTGGGGGCAGGCCGCATTTGAGGTGGAAATCGCCGACAGCGAAGCAGAACGGGCGCAGGGCCTTATGTTCCGCGAGGAGCTGCCGCGCGGGGCAGGGATGCTGTTTGTGTACGATCAGCCCCAGCCGGCCGCCTTCTGGATGAAAAACACACTTATCCCCTTGGACATCATATTCCTGGATGAGCTGGGCCGGGTGACATCGGTTCACGAAAACGCTGTGCCTGGGGATCTGACCCCGATCCCCGGCGGCAACCGGGTGTTTGCGGTGCTGGAAATAAACGGCGGGCTGGCCCGCCGTTACGGCATTTCGGCGGGCACTCAGATGCGGCACCAAATTTTTTCGCGCAGTGGCGCAGTTTGGCCCTGTTAG
- a CDS encoding peptidyl-prolyl cis-trans isomerase, whose product MAAGMKKLSKTFVWILMGMLIVGLAGFGAVNFTSSSSSVAQVGDEEVSIGNYVRELQREQRALQAQTGQAVTMAQMTAFGMDRMVLGRLISLAALDHESRQLGLSIGDENLIKELSAIDAFQGVDGGFDRDAYRFALRNAGLTEKEFEEDLRREAARTMVQNAILSGTKMPETLTRTLTDFIGARRSFSYVQLDAAGIALTAEVPSDEELKAFYEARQDQFMLPETKVITYAALRPAMLLDEVEVDETALQQLFEDRADQYQVPERRLVERLVFADKEAAASAKAQLETGGATFESLVESRGLTLPDVDMGDVTMGDLGAAGTDVFAAEVGTVAGPLPSDLGPALYRVNGRLEAQITTFEQAEPELREELAAGRARRLVESQAEDIDDMLAGGATLEELATENGLELVQIKWTEEASDGIAAYEGFRAAAAAVTAEDFPAVDFLTDGSLFALRLDEVLPERPEPFAGAKEKVLAAWQQDRLAKALKDQGEDLLAQAEQAGSFAEDAEVKTETGLTRTAYIDTVPAELVTSVFGMEVGDFRLVQDADSAVVVRLDAILPPEQSDDMTLLTQALQAQLDQSLAEELFQAYVQDAQARAEPRVDQQALNAAQANFQ is encoded by the coding sequence ATGGCCGCAGGCATGAAAAAGCTATCCAAAACCTTTGTCTGGATCCTGATGGGGATGCTGATCGTCGGCCTTGCCGGATTTGGCGCGGTGAATTTCACCAGCTCCTCCTCCTCCGTTGCCCAGGTCGGCGACGAAGAGGTCAGCATCGGCAACTATGTGCGCGAGCTGCAGCGCGAACAGCGCGCCCTGCAGGCACAGACCGGGCAGGCGGTGACCATGGCGCAGATGACCGCCTTTGGCATGGACCGGATGGTTCTGGGGCGGCTGATCTCCCTGGCGGCGCTGGACCACGAATCCAGACAGCTGGGCCTGTCGATCGGCGATGAGAACCTGATCAAGGAACTGTCGGCCATTGATGCGTTTCAGGGAGTGGATGGCGGCTTCGACCGTGACGCCTACCGCTTTGCCCTGCGCAACGCCGGCCTGACCGAGAAGGAATTCGAAGAGGACCTGCGCCGCGAGGCTGCCCGCACGATGGTGCAGAACGCTATTCTGTCCGGTACCAAAATGCCCGAAACCCTGACCCGGACCTTGACTGATTTCATCGGCGCGCGCCGCAGCTTCTCTTACGTGCAGCTCGATGCGGCCGGCATCGCCCTGACGGCCGAGGTTCCTTCTGATGAGGAACTGAAAGCCTTTTACGAGGCCCGCCAGGACCAGTTCATGCTGCCGGAAACCAAGGTCATCACATATGCAGCGCTGCGCCCCGCCATGCTGCTGGATGAGGTCGAGGTAGACGAAACCGCGCTGCAGCAGCTGTTCGAGGACCGCGCCGACCAGTACCAGGTGCCCGAACGCCGCTTGGTGGAGCGCCTGGTTTTTGCCGATAAGGAAGCCGCCGCCAGCGCCAAGGCACAGCTGGAAACCGGCGGTGCCACCTTTGAAAGCCTGGTCGAGTCCCGCGGCCTGACGCTGCCGGATGTCGATATGGGTGACGTCACCATGGGTGATCTCGGCGCAGCCGGCACTGATGTTTTCGCTGCTGAGGTCGGCACCGTGGCCGGCCCCCTGCCCTCCGATCTCGGCCCGGCGCTCTACCGCGTGAATGGCCGCCTCGAAGCACAGATCACCACCTTTGAACAAGCTGAGCCGGAACTGCGCGAAGAGCTCGCCGCCGGCCGCGCCCGCCGCCTTGTCGAGTCGCAGGCCGAAGACATTGACGACATGCTGGCAGGCGGCGCCACCCTTGAGGAGCTGGCCACCGAGAACGGCCTGGAGCTTGTCCAGATCAAGTGGACCGAAGAGGCCAGCGACGGCATTGCCGCCTATGAAGGCTTCCGCGCTGCCGCCGCCGCTGTCACGGCTGAGGATTTTCCGGCCGTGGACTTCCTGACCGACGGCAGCCTGTTTGCCCTGCGGCTGGATGAGGTTCTGCCGGAACGCCCGGAACCCTTTGCTGGGGCCAAGGAGAAGGTCCTGGCCGCCTGGCAGCAGGACCGTCTGGCCAAGGCGCTGAAGGATCAGGGCGAGGACTTGCTGGCGCAGGCTGAACAGGCAGGCAGCTTTGCGGAAGACGCCGAGGTCAAAACCGAAACCGGCCTCACCCGCACCGCCTATATCGACACCGTGCCGGCCGAGCTGGTCACCAGTGTATTCGGCATGGAGGTCGGCGATTTCCGCCTGGTGCAGGACGCGGACTCGGCTGTTGTGGTGCGTCTAGATGCCATTCTGCCGCCGGAGCAGAGCGACGACATGACCCTGCTCACCCAGGCGCTGCAGGCGCAGCTGGACCAATCCCTGGCCGAGGAGCTGTTCCAGGCCTATGTGCAGGACGCCCAGGCCCGCGCCGAACCCCGTGTCGACCAGCAGGCGCTGAATGCAGCGCAAGCGAACTTCCAGTAA